The following coding sequences lie in one Kitasatospora azatica KCTC 9699 genomic window:
- a CDS encoding IclR family transcriptional regulator domain-containing protein — MTASSPDESVRPLERGLAVLRAMAADPSPRQRAGDLARETGLARSTVDRVATTLTRLGHLRSDGRDLMLTPRLMEFGNAYLASCGLPEALAPHAFALADRLDESVSIAVPDEDGVRFITQAPRRRTMAVSFRIGDLLPAERCAPGALFATRWTEVERERWLSRRRTDPLDSRFPAVPKRSGADDDRKVEADFEDRVRAAREAGWSVDDQLIEPGLVAVALPVRDPSGATVCAVSVVSHTSRHTAPSLAEHALPQLRSTVDAMEHTLRSRAPAPAPPTDAVAAFDSSLKEELGSGFLQSLARGLDVLRALGSRRGTMSLADTARATGLPRATARRALITLQHLGYAAAEPDGYRLLPRVMDLGFPRLSQLTFAQIARPHLAALVEQVHESASVAVLDGDDIRYIARVTASRIMRVDITVGTRFPAYATSMGRVLLAALPEQERLDHLRRVTPRQFTARSKTTVPALSRALATAAREGWALVDQELEEGLCSLAAPVTDDLGRVIAAANVALHASRGTADQIRDTVLPPLREAASRIGDDLAVVSRFTGSRIR; from the coding sequence ATGACCGCCTCTTCTCCGGACGAATCAGTCCGGCCGCTGGAGCGCGGCCTGGCGGTACTGCGCGCCATGGCGGCCGACCCGAGTCCGCGGCAGCGCGCCGGCGACCTCGCCAGGGAGACCGGACTGGCCCGCTCGACCGTCGACCGGGTGGCGACCACGCTGACCCGCCTCGGCCATCTGCGCTCCGACGGGCGCGACCTGATGCTCACCCCCCGGCTGATGGAGTTCGGCAACGCCTACCTGGCATCCTGCGGACTGCCCGAGGCGCTCGCGCCGCACGCGTTCGCACTCGCCGACCGGCTGGACGAGTCCGTATCGATCGCCGTACCCGACGAGGACGGCGTGCGGTTCATCACCCAGGCACCGCGTCGGCGGACGATGGCCGTCTCCTTCCGGATCGGCGACCTGCTGCCGGCCGAGCGCTGCGCGCCCGGAGCTCTGTTCGCCACCCGGTGGACCGAGGTCGAGCGCGAGCGCTGGCTGTCCCGGCGCCGGACGGATCCGCTCGACAGCCGCTTCCCCGCTGTCCCGAAGCGGAGCGGAGCCGACGACGACCGGAAGGTCGAGGCGGACTTCGAAGACCGGGTGCGGGCGGCCCGCGAGGCCGGCTGGTCGGTGGACGACCAACTGATCGAGCCGGGGCTGGTCGCCGTGGCCCTGCCCGTCCGCGACCCCTCGGGCGCCACGGTCTGCGCCGTCAGCGTCGTCAGCCACACGAGCCGCCACACCGCCCCGTCACTGGCCGAGCACGCCCTCCCCCAGCTGCGCTCCACCGTCGACGCCATGGAACACACGCTGCGCTCCCGGGCCCCGGCCCCTGCGCCGCCCACCGACGCCGTCGCGGCCTTCGACAGCTCGCTGAAGGAGGAGCTGGGCTCCGGATTCCTGCAGTCGCTGGCGCGCGGACTCGACGTCCTGCGCGCCCTCGGGTCGCGGCGCGGAACCATGAGCCTGGCCGACACGGCGCGCGCCACCGGACTCCCCCGCGCCACGGCACGCCGGGCCCTGATCACCCTGCAGCACCTCGGCTATGCCGCCGCCGAACCGGACGGCTACCGGCTGCTCCCCCGCGTCATGGACCTCGGCTTCCCGCGCCTGTCCCAACTGACGTTCGCCCAGATCGCCAGGCCCCATCTGGCCGCCCTCGTGGAGCAGGTCCACGAATCGGCGTCCGTCGCCGTCCTCGACGGCGACGACATCCGCTACATCGCCCGCGTCACCGCCTCCCGCATCATGCGGGTCGACATCACCGTGGGCACCCGGTTCCCCGCATACGCCACCTCGATGGGCCGGGTGCTCCTGGCTGCGCTGCCCGAGCAGGAACGTCTGGATCACCTGCGCCGGGTGACGCCTCGTCAGTTCACCGCACGCAGCAAGACGACCGTCCCGGCTCTCTCACGTGCTCTGGCCACGGCGGCGAGGGAGGGCTGGGCGCTGGTCGACCAGGAACTGGAGGAGGGGCTGTGCTCCCTCGCCGCCCCCGTCACCGACGACCTCGGACGGGTGATCGCCGCCGCCAACGTCGCCCTGCACGCCAGCCGTGGCACCGCCGACCAGATCCGCGACACCGTCCTCCCCCCGCTGCGGGAGGCCGCGAGCCGGATCGGGGACGACCTGGCCGTCGTCTCACGCTTCACCGGATCCCGCATCCGATGA